One Candidatus Ornithobacterium hominis genomic region harbors:
- the nusA gene encoding transcription termination factor NusA: MDNQALIESFIEFKDEKNIDRITLMAILEDSLKLVLRKKYGSDENFDIIVNPDKGDLEIWHNRVVVEDDELEDESAEISLTDARKIEEDFEVGEEVSEPVLIKDLGRRAILTLSQNLKMKTLEHDYANIYEKFKELEGEIVSGEVHYIQRNHVIIVDDEQNEMILPKQQQIPSDFFKKGETVRAVIHEVVLKGNKPQIVLSRTSPVFMERLFEQEIPEVYDGLITIKKVVRMPGEKAKVAVESYDDRIDPVGACVGMRGSRIHTIVRELRNENIDVINFTNNEELMIQRAMSPAQVSRIEIDEENKQVKVYVKPDQVSKAIGAKGSNVRLASQLIGKEIDVFRDEPQEEDVELIEFSEEFDDWVIESLHKIGLDTAKSVLAQDVDYIVEKADLEVETVEAIMTILAREFEE, from the coding sequence ATGGACAATCAAGCTTTAATAGAATCCTTTATTGAATTTAAGGATGAAAAAAATATAGATCGGATTACTTTAATGGCCATTTTGGAAGATTCTCTGAAATTGGTTTTGAGAAAAAAATATGGTTCAGATGAGAATTTTGATATTATTGTAAATCCAGACAAAGGAGATTTGGAAATTTGGCACAATCGGGTGGTGGTAGAAGATGATGAATTGGAAGATGAAAGTGCTGAAATTTCTTTGACTGATGCTCGAAAGATTGAGGAAGACTTTGAGGTCGGGGAGGAGGTTTCTGAGCCAGTTTTGATTAAAGATTTAGGGCGGAGAGCAATTCTAACCTTGAGCCAGAACCTTAAAATGAAAACCCTTGAGCATGATTATGCAAATATCTATGAAAAATTTAAAGAGTTAGAAGGTGAAATCGTGAGCGGCGAAGTACATTACATTCAGCGAAATCACGTTATCATCGTTGATGATGAGCAAAATGAAATGATTCTGCCCAAGCAGCAGCAAATCCCTTCTGATTTCTTCAAGAAAGGGGAAACAGTGAGAGCCGTTATTCATGAAGTTGTATTGAAAGGGAACAAACCGCAGATTGTACTTTCGCGTACGTCGCCTGTATTTATGGAACGCCTTTTTGAACAAGAAATTCCAGAGGTATACGATGGGTTAATTACCATCAAAAAAGTGGTGAGAATGCCAGGCGAGAAAGCAAAAGTGGCAGTGGAATCTTATGATGATAGAATAGACCCAGTGGGAGCTTGCGTGGGAATGCGTGGCTCGAGAATTCATACCATTGTGCGTGAGCTGAGGAATGAGAATATAGATGTGATTAATTTTACCAATAATGAAGAGTTGATGATTCAAAGAGCAATGAGTCCAGCTCAGGTTTCTCGCATTGAGATAGATGAAGAGAATAAACAGGTGAAAGTTTATGTGAAACCAGACCAAGTTTCTAAAGCTATCGGTGCAAAAGGCTCAAATGTGAGGTTGGCTTCTCAGCTAATCGGCAAAGAAATTGATGTGTTCCGAGATGAGCCACAGGAGGAAGATGTGGAATTGATTGAGTTTTCTGAAGAATTTGATGATTGGGTGATCGAATCATTGCACAAGATTGGCTTAGATACGGCTAAAAGTGTTTTAGCTCAAGATGTTGATTATATTGTAGAAAAAGCTGATTTAGAGGTAGAAACGGTAGAGGCCATTATGACAATTCTCGCAAGAGAGTTTGAAGAATGA
- a CDS encoding RagB/SusD family nutrient uptake outer membrane protein produces MKKIFLYIMIVGSVLSLNSCLEEISSEASLDASSELAEDDVNKLLVGLYRKVRHPNNYGYFAVMTSEIMADNYKPVKFQFFQVQNIYEHNVPSNDLLLRNLYVDFYAGIDRANTILKSPSANKDQKGKAKFYRAYTYLRLFDLYERVPIIDENYNRQPIAPSSKEDVLNFIIEDLKYGKENMVEFDGKNVGLSSKVPTKEAAAALLARVYRLKGDLAAAANEAEYVIGTNKFSIAQNPKERDSEVITMLKGNKAEEAGSWGWIMSYEARNWNCFAAADDLLNLISDNDTRRALFDFDKKDERNGYVFSNKYKTQYNSDLLVVRIPEMYLISAEAGNTNRLRELQNIRNSTLSLEDERRLEMSFEWTRWQDLKLSKKQDYVLPYPQQAVDSNPLLK; encoded by the coding sequence ATGAAAAAAATATTTTTATATATAATGATTGTAGGGAGTGTATTGTCACTAAACTCCTGCTTAGAGGAAATTTCCTCAGAGGCCTCATTAGATGCTTCAAGTGAACTAGCAGAAGACGATGTCAATAAATTACTGGTAGGCTTATATAGGAAAGTTAGACATCCTAACAATTACGGGTATTTCGCTGTGATGACATCAGAGATAATGGCAGACAACTATAAGCCAGTGAAATTTCAATTCTTTCAGGTTCAAAACATATATGAGCATAATGTGCCGTCAAATGATCTTTTATTACGCAACCTCTATGTAGATTTCTATGCAGGTATAGATAGGGCAAATACGATTTTGAAGTCACCATCTGCAAATAAAGATCAAAAAGGGAAAGCAAAATTCTATAGAGCATATACGTATTTAAGACTTTTTGATCTGTATGAGAGAGTTCCAATCATTGATGAAAATTATAATAGACAACCCATTGCACCATCATCCAAAGAAGACGTGCTAAACTTCATCATCGAAGATTTGAAATACGGCAAAGAAAATATGGTAGAATTTGATGGGAAGAATGTAGGGCTATCTAGCAAAGTTCCTACAAAAGAAGCTGCAGCAGCATTGTTGGCAAGAGTTTATAGGCTAAAAGGCGACCTCGCCGCTGCTGCAAATGAAGCAGAATATGTGATAGGAACCAATAAGTTTTCTATCGCTCAAAACCCAAAAGAAAGAGACAGTGAGGTGATTACAATGCTAAAAGGAAACAAAGCAGAGGAAGCAGGCTCTTGGGGATGGATAATGAGCTACGAGGCGAGAAATTGGAACTGCTTTGCCGCAGCAGATGATTTATTGAATCTGATTTCAGATAACGATACGAGAAGAGCATTATTTGATTTTGATAAAAAAGATGAAAGAAACGGATACGTATTTTCAAATAAATATAAGACTCAATATAACTCAGATCTGTTAGTCGTTAGAATACCAGAAATGTATTTAATTTCTGCCGAAGCAGGAAATACAAATAGACTGAGGGAATTACAAAACATCCGAAACTCTACGCTGAGTCTAGAAGATGAAAGAAGACTTGAGATGTCTTTTGAATGGACCAGATGGCAAGACTTGAAATTATCAAAAAAACAAGACTATGTGCTTCCCTATCCACAGCAAGCCGTAGATAGCAATCCATTGTTGAAATAG
- the infB gene encoding translation initiation factor IF-2, protein MPKSYRLSKVTRELNISIGRAVDYLGEQGVEMDTNPNAKLDQAAYDLLLNEFDADRLQKEASGEVNINKLDKEKKEQQKKEAEKKKKAEEEKARKEAERLAEEEKAREKAQEEKERLEKIAAEKKAEEERAKKEAEEQAKKKEEQKLAAQQEAEKEKKESSSLLTERKKLAGLTKVGKIELPSDKKDTEKKTSTKDEKLTPANSEKEGKEISDSRKEQEPKSDAPKKEEDDDRIKTKYKKLEGITKVGKIDLSKFEDKKKKDSSSDDKDKKKRKRIKKNVKYDNRKGGNNNRNKNTRPKKDVSELTEEEVQKQIKETLEKLTGKANKTSNKRGAKHRREKRKNRREQEELEILEQEQNKTIKVTEFVTVNDLSSLMDTNVMDIISACMSLGIMVTMNQRLDANTIELVADEFGYKVEFTDAELEETQEDEIVDNEEDLLPRAPIVTVMGHVDHGKTSLLDYIRKENVIAGESGGITQHIGAYSVEVEKNKFITFLDTPGHEAFTAMRARGAQITDIAIIVIAADDQIMPQTEEAISHAQAAGVPMIFAINKVDKPTANPEKVKEQLAQKNLLVEDWGGKLQSQDISAKTGLNVDELLEKILLEAEMLELKANPDRLANGTVVEASLDKGRGYVSTIVVQNGTLRVGDYVLAGSNHGKVRAMLNERGQQIKEAKPATPVTILGLDGAPTAGDNFRVYADEKEAKQLAGKREQLQREQSIRTQKHITLDEIGRRIALGDFQELNVVLKGDVDGSVEALTDSLQRLSTEEIHVNILHKGVGQITESDVLLASASDAVIIGFNVRPNSSARSVADKEEVEIRTYSIIYDAINDVKEAMEGMLSPDLKEEVIGEVEIRDTFKISKVGTIAGCMVLTGKITRNSQVRIIREGVVIHDGELASLKRYKDDVKEVNKGYECGLNIKNFNDIQVGDTIEVYVVNEVKKKLK, encoded by the coding sequence ATGCCAAAATCTTATCGATTAAGTAAAGTAACTAGAGAATTAAACATATCCATCGGCCGAGCGGTTGATTATCTTGGTGAGCAAGGAGTTGAAATGGATACCAACCCCAATGCCAAGCTAGATCAAGCTGCCTATGATTTATTGTTAAATGAATTTGATGCAGATAGATTGCAAAAAGAAGCCTCGGGAGAAGTCAATATTAATAAATTAGACAAGGAGAAAAAAGAGCAGCAGAAAAAAGAGGCTGAGAAAAAGAAAAAAGCAGAGGAGGAAAAAGCGCGTAAAGAAGCTGAAAGGTTAGCCGAGGAAGAAAAAGCTCGGGAAAAAGCTCAAGAAGAAAAAGAAAGGCTTGAAAAAATAGCTGCTGAGAAAAAAGCGGAAGAAGAAAGGGCTAAAAAAGAGGCCGAAGAGCAAGCTAAGAAAAAAGAGGAGCAAAAATTGGCGGCACAACAAGAAGCCGAAAAAGAAAAAAAAGAAAGTTCATCTTTGCTAACGGAAAGAAAGAAATTAGCTGGGTTGACAAAAGTGGGTAAAATTGAGCTTCCGTCTGATAAAAAAGATACCGAGAAAAAAACATCTACAAAAGATGAAAAACTGACTCCCGCTAACTCAGAAAAGGAAGGAAAAGAAATCTCAGATAGTAGAAAAGAGCAAGAACCTAAATCAGACGCTCCTAAAAAAGAAGAGGATGATGATAGAATTAAGACTAAGTATAAAAAACTAGAAGGAATTACTAAAGTTGGGAAAATAGACCTTTCTAAGTTTGAAGATAAAAAGAAGAAAGATAGCAGCTCTGACGATAAAGATAAGAAGAAGCGTAAGCGTATTAAAAAAAATGTAAAATACGATAACCGTAAAGGCGGAAACAATAACCGAAATAAGAATACTCGACCTAAAAAAGATGTTTCTGAGCTGACAGAAGAAGAGGTTCAAAAACAAATTAAAGAAACGTTAGAAAAATTAACTGGCAAAGCGAATAAAACTTCTAACAAACGAGGAGCTAAGCACCGTAGAGAAAAACGTAAAAATCGTAGAGAGCAAGAAGAACTAGAAATTTTAGAACAAGAGCAGAATAAGACAATTAAAGTAACCGAATTTGTAACGGTGAATGATTTAAGCTCTTTGATGGATACCAATGTGATGGATATTATTTCTGCTTGCATGTCTCTAGGAATTATGGTGACGATGAACCAGCGTTTGGATGCTAATACCATCGAACTAGTAGCAGATGAATTTGGCTATAAAGTTGAATTTACCGATGCTGAGCTAGAAGAGACACAGGAAGATGAAATCGTAGATAATGAAGAGGATTTATTGCCGAGAGCTCCAATCGTTACAGTCATGGGGCATGTTGATCATGGTAAAACCTCTTTGCTAGATTATATTAGAAAAGAAAACGTAATCGCTGGAGAATCAGGTGGAATCACACAGCATATTGGTGCTTATAGCGTGGAGGTAGAAAAAAATAAGTTTATAACATTCCTCGATACGCCAGGTCACGAAGCCTTTACCGCAATGCGTGCGCGAGGAGCTCAGATTACAGACATAGCAATTATCGTGATCGCAGCAGATGACCAAATCATGCCACAAACCGAGGAAGCCATTAGTCATGCTCAAGCAGCTGGAGTACCCATGATTTTTGCAATTAACAAAGTTGATAAACCGACTGCCAACCCAGAAAAAGTAAAAGAACAGTTGGCTCAGAAAAACTTATTGGTAGAAGATTGGGGCGGTAAATTACAGTCTCAAGATATTTCTGCCAAAACAGGTTTGAATGTAGACGAACTTTTAGAAAAAATATTACTGGAAGCCGAAATGCTAGAACTCAAGGCAAATCCAGATAGATTGGCCAATGGCACAGTCGTAGAAGCCTCGTTAGACAAAGGTAGAGGTTATGTTTCTACAATTGTAGTTCAGAATGGAACATTGAGAGTCGGAGACTACGTCTTAGCAGGAAGCAATCATGGGAAAGTAAGAGCTATGCTGAATGAGCGAGGCCAACAAATCAAAGAAGCTAAGCCAGCTACCCCAGTTACCATATTGGGATTAGACGGAGCACCTACTGCTGGAGATAACTTCAGAGTTTATGCAGATGAAAAAGAGGCGAAGCAATTAGCGGGCAAGCGAGAGCAACTTCAGCGAGAGCAAAGCATTAGAACTCAAAAGCACATTACGCTAGATGAAATCGGTCGTCGAATTGCTTTGGGTGACTTCCAAGAACTGAATGTAGTGTTAAAGGGTGATGTGGACGGTTCTGTAGAAGCTTTAACAGATTCACTGCAGAGACTTTCTACCGAAGAAATTCACGTTAACATCTTACACAAGGGTGTAGGGCAAATCACAGAGAGTGATGTCTTATTGGCTTCAGCATCAGACGCCGTTATTATCGGGTTTAATGTAAGACCAAATTCTTCTGCAAGAAGCGTTGCAGATAAAGAAGAAGTAGAAATCAGAACTTATTCGATAATCTATGATGCCATCAATGATGTGAAAGAAGCGATGGAAGGTATGCTTTCCCCAGACTTGAAGGAAGAAGTAATAGGTGAAGTAGAAATAAGAGATACCTTTAAGATTTCTAAAGTTGGTACTATAGCTGGATGTATGGTGTTGACAGGTAAAATTACTAGAAACAGCCAAGTTAGAATCATTCGTGAAGGTGTGGTAATTCATGATGGTGAATTAGCAAGTCTTAAACGCTACAAAGATGACGTGAAAGAAGTTAATAAAGGCTATGAATGTGGTCTAAACATTAAGAACTTTAACGACATTCAAGTAGGAGATACGATAGAAGTTTATGTTGTAAACGAGGTAAAGAAAAAACTGAAATAA
- a CDS encoding pyridoxal phosphate-dependent decarboxylase family protein, with the protein MATRTALNNIDLDTVEMTLDIMKYVINRITTTDPFLGEIQSEEELFNLVGETITEEGIGGEIALDKWKNILSKACTTIDHPRHLAFVPAAPSRAAVLFDLVVSASCIHGAYWLEGAGGIFAENQAMKWLVSLTGLPKGAFGVFTSGGTAANLSAIVTAREAWRSNKLENQTKKGMILTSVGAHSSIKAMAKVTDAEVILVETEEQMTQQELEQKWAELPSEIKERIFAVVATGGTTNAGIIDDLKGVAKFCQDKKLWFHVDAAYGGGALAADSVRHLFNGIEEADSITIDPHKWLFSPYDCGAVIYKKPELAREAHAQHASYLKIFDDPRAQGFNPSDYQIQLTRRVRGLPLWYSLAMHGTQVYKNAIERGIELAQIAAKKIEQRENLELVREPGLSCVLFRRKGWSAEEYKLWTYENIRKNFAFVTPTQWQSNGKTESVARFCFINPDTTESDIDKILDSME; encoded by the coding sequence ATGGCAACCAGAACAGCATTAAACAATATCGATTTAGATACCGTAGAAATGACGTTGGATATTATGAAATACGTCATCAATCGAATCACTACGACGGACCCTTTCCTAGGTGAAATTCAATCTGAGGAAGAATTATTTAACTTAGTCGGTGAAACCATTACCGAAGAAGGAATCGGTGGTGAAATAGCCTTAGATAAATGGAAGAATATTCTCTCAAAAGCTTGCACAACGATAGACCACCCAAGGCATTTGGCATTTGTGCCAGCAGCGCCGTCGAGAGCAGCCGTTTTGTTTGATTTGGTGGTTTCGGCAAGTTGTATCCACGGGGCGTATTGGCTAGAGGGAGCTGGAGGTATTTTTGCAGAAAATCAAGCGATGAAATGGCTGGTTTCTTTGACTGGTTTACCAAAAGGAGCTTTTGGCGTTTTCACCTCAGGCGGAACGGCGGCAAATTTATCAGCAATAGTGACTGCCAGAGAAGCTTGGCGAAGCAACAAGCTAGAAAATCAAACCAAGAAAGGCATGATTTTGACTAGCGTTGGCGCACATTCCTCTATCAAAGCCATGGCAAAAGTGACTGACGCAGAAGTCATACTAGTAGAGACAGAAGAGCAAATGACGCAACAGGAATTAGAACAAAAATGGGCAGAACTGCCATCTGAAATCAAAGAGCGAATCTTTGCAGTAGTAGCAACAGGCGGAACTACCAACGCTGGGATCATCGATGATTTAAAAGGTGTGGCTAAATTTTGTCAAGATAAAAAACTGTGGTTTCATGTCGATGCAGCTTATGGTGGAGGAGCTTTGGCAGCAGACAGCGTGAGGCACTTATTTAATGGGATAGAGGAAGCTGATAGTATTACTATCGACCCGCACAAATGGCTTTTCTCGCCTTACGATTGTGGAGCGGTAATCTACAAAAAACCAGAATTAGCACGAGAAGCTCATGCGCAACATGCAAGTTATCTTAAAATTTTTGATGACCCACGAGCACAAGGATTTAACCCCTCAGACTACCAAATTCAGTTGACGCGGCGTGTCCGTGGTTTGCCGCTATGGTATTCGCTGGCCATGCACGGAACACAGGTTTACAAAAATGCCATTGAAAGAGGAATAGAATTAGCCCAGATTGCTGCAAAAAAAATTGAGCAGAGAGAAAATTTAGAATTAGTAAGAGAGCCAGGCTTGAGCTGCGTTTTGTTTAGGCGAAAAGGTTGGTCAGCAGAAGAATACAAGCTATGGACGTATGAAAACATCCGCAAAAACTTTGCTTTCGTAACGCCAACACAATGGCAAAGCAATGGCAAAACAGAAAGTGTTGCGCGTTTCTGCTTTATAAACCCAGATACGACAGAATCAGATATTGATAAAATTCTAGATTCAATGGAATAA
- a CDS encoding SusC/RagA family TonB-linked outer membrane protein codes for MRKNVKKLLSVAVFCLAIYGFGQEKTVTGQVLDSDGFPVQDAFVHIEGESQGVYTDENGNYTISVEAGDVVVVEYIGMETKSVTIGAKNTYDLKLTKGGAIVLKDVVAVGYGSQSLKDVTGAITSISAEELENKPVASVEQALQGKSPGLQIVNTAGRAGSQVQMSIRGNGSLRASNDVLYVIDGVPQESMSHLTNEDIKSISVLKDAASAAIYGSRASNGVILIETKRGGYGENVKIQISSSRGWQSPVGLPKLLDATQYKKIHDVARTNYEADIASGVLKAPKDPAVLTPMAQPQASTDWLNQVLRNAAIVENHQISVSGGGESTRAYLSGSFFNQEGIIKQDSYKKGRLRLNVEQKITEFLSTGINSYFSYSSATPIADDNNTYQPWNNAIQAPPIYPVYGNKGKPYRGNFKNPLWAFEREVASRWQTVGGQFYFDLTPLAGLTWHSSFSGNIDNERYNRFDAPNTKRGENGDGVPTGYGRYSTKNNRNYQIENTLTYDNKFFENNLSLNFLAGHTYQHWDYEDSYLEGEKFPSDDLRWLVSAGEINKGRSYILSIGLESFFSRLQLNWSGKYLLMLSARADGSTKFAKGNKWGVFPAASAGWVISEEPFFNSSTVNLFKLRGSYGLTGNQSGISYAVGQNLLTGGQNYDLQPGLAATDVYNPDLKWEVGYSTNIGLDLTLFDRLNLSLDLYKKTTKDLLNRINIPQESGFRTMLKNIGEISNKGFEVSTNLDIYKYTDFKWNIAANFSYNENKIKDLGLGEVDYYTTGFVSVLKEGGSLGSFYLLESLGVAKEKYEYKDANGAVTKVVQAGDMIYKDQNGDGKIDDNDRKVYSGGIAPIYGGVSTSISYKGFDLSIAGQYSVGKKLYAMYKEGALNGGAVGHPSFSENMLTQMLDYWSPKNPNAANPRPHLSSAISSWNTQRSTRYLEDADYFRISDITVGFNLTSIPSLKLGFIEKARIYVQARNPFTFTKYSGVDPEVQYLNQGTANNQNESNLAKTTSGVDYNGIPNIKSINVGLNINF; via the coding sequence ATGAGGAAAAACGTAAAAAAATTACTTAGCGTTGCTGTTTTCTGTCTTGCCATTTATGGTTTTGGTCAAGAAAAAACAGTAACGGGGCAAGTATTAGATTCAGATGGCTTTCCCGTACAAGATGCATTTGTGCATATAGAGGGAGAATCACAAGGTGTCTACACAGATGAGAATGGGAATTATACTATATCTGTAGAGGCAGGAGATGTTGTAGTCGTGGAATATATTGGTATGGAAACCAAAAGTGTGACGATTGGGGCAAAGAACACTTATGATTTAAAATTAACCAAGGGAGGGGCTATAGTCTTAAAGGACGTTGTAGCTGTGGGTTATGGTAGCCAATCGCTGAAAGATGTGACAGGAGCTATTACTTCAATTAGTGCAGAAGAACTGGAGAATAAGCCAGTAGCATCTGTAGAGCAGGCATTACAGGGGAAATCACCTGGTTTGCAGATTGTAAACACTGCGGGTAGAGCTGGAAGCCAGGTGCAAATGAGTATAAGAGGAAATGGTTCTTTAAGGGCGTCTAATGATGTCTTATACGTGATTGATGGAGTGCCTCAGGAGTCGATGAGTCACTTGACAAATGAAGACATCAAGAGTATTTCTGTGTTAAAAGATGCTGCATCTGCAGCGATTTACGGTTCAAGAGCTTCTAATGGTGTTATCTTGATTGAAACGAAACGTGGAGGATATGGAGAAAATGTGAAAATACAAATCAGTTCTTCTAGAGGGTGGCAATCTCCTGTTGGCCTTCCTAAACTTCTTGATGCTACGCAATATAAAAAAATACATGATGTTGCAAGAACAAATTATGAGGCAGATATTGCATCAGGAGTACTTAAGGCGCCCAAAGATCCTGCTGTATTAACTCCAATGGCTCAACCGCAAGCCAGCACAGATTGGTTAAATCAAGTGCTAAGAAATGCTGCAATTGTAGAAAATCACCAAATAAGCGTAAGTGGTGGGGGAGAATCTACGAGAGCTTACCTCTCTGGTTCATTCTTTAACCAAGAAGGAATTATAAAGCAAGATAGCTACAAAAAAGGAAGATTAAGATTAAACGTAGAACAGAAGATTACAGAATTCTTGTCAACAGGTATTAACTCTTACTTCTCTTACTCTTCAGCTACTCCGATTGCGGATGATAATAATACGTACCAGCCGTGGAATAATGCCATTCAAGCACCTCCTATTTACCCAGTCTATGGAAATAAAGGAAAACCTTACAGAGGCAATTTTAAAAATCCACTATGGGCTTTTGAGAGAGAGGTTGCTAGTCGCTGGCAGACAGTAGGGGGGCAGTTTTATTTTGATTTGACTCCTTTAGCTGGGCTTACTTGGCATTCCTCTTTTAGCGGGAATATAGATAATGAAAGATATAATCGATTTGATGCGCCTAATACAAAAAGAGGAGAAAATGGAGATGGTGTACCTACAGGCTATGGAAGGTATTCAACTAAAAATAATAGAAATTACCAAATAGAAAATACATTGACTTATGATAATAAGTTTTTTGAAAATAATTTGAGTTTGAATTTCTTAGCAGGGCACACATACCAGCATTGGGATTATGAAGACTCTTATTTAGAAGGAGAGAAATTCCCTTCTGATGATTTAAGATGGTTAGTTTCTGCCGGGGAAATTAATAAAGGTAGAAGTTATATTTTAAGCATTGGTTTAGAGTCCTTCTTCTCACGATTACAATTAAACTGGTCAGGCAAATATTTGCTTATGCTATCAGCCAGAGCAGATGGATCTACAAAATTTGCTAAAGGAAACAAATGGGGGGTATTCCCAGCTGCTTCTGCAGGATGGGTAATCTCAGAAGAACCATTTTTCAATAGTAGTACAGTTAATCTATTTAAACTGAGAGGTTCCTATGGCTTAACAGGAAACCAATCTGGAATTAGCTATGCTGTAGGGCAAAATTTATTGACAGGGGGGCAGAATTATGATTTGCAGCCAGGTTTAGCCGCAACAGATGTGTATAACCCTGACCTAAAGTGGGAAGTAGGTTATAGTACAAACATAGGATTGGACTTAACATTATTTGATAGACTTAACCTTTCCCTTGATTTGTATAAGAAAACAACCAAAGACTTGTTAAATAGAATAAATATACCTCAAGAGTCTGGATTTAGAACAATGCTCAAAAATATTGGAGAAATATCAAACAAAGGATTTGAGGTAAGTACAAACTTAGATATTTATAAGTATACAGATTTTAAATGGAATATTGCTGCAAACTTTTCATACAATGAGAACAAAATTAAAGATTTAGGTCTAGGTGAGGTTGATTATTATACAACAGGTTTCGTTTCTGTTCTAAAAGAAGGAGGAAGTCTTGGCTCTTTCTATTTATTAGAAAGCCTAGGAGTTGCCAAAGAAAAATATGAATATAAAGATGCCAATGGAGCTGTGACAAAAGTTGTACAAGCAGGAGATATGATCTATAAAGACCAAAATGGGGATGGGAAAATAGATGATAACGACAGGAAAGTATATTCTGGCGGAATTGCACCGATATATGGCGGAGTTTCAACATCAATTAGCTACAAAGGCTTTGATTTATCTATTGCAGGTCAATACTCAGTAGGGAAAAAACTGTATGCAATGTATAAGGAAGGTGCGCTAAACGGAGGAGCCGTTGGTCATCCATCTTTCTCAGAGAATATGTTGACACAAATGTTAGACTATTGGTCTCCAAAAAATCCAAATGCTGCCAACCCAAGACCGCATTTATCTTCAGCAATTTCATCTTGGAACACCCAAAGATCTACAAGATATCTAGAAGATGCAGATTATTTCAGAATTTCAGATATTACAGTAGGATTTAATTTAACTTCTATACCCTCGCTTAAACTTGGGTTTATAGAAAAAGCTAGAATTTATGTTCAGGCAAGAAATCCATTTACTTTTACAAAATATTCTGGTGTAGACCCCGAAGTACAATACTTGAACCAAGGGACGGCAAATAACCAAAATGAATCAAACCTAGCGAAGACAACCTCTGGTGTAGATTATAATGGAATTCCAAATATTAAATCAATAAACGTAGGTTTAAATATTAATTTTTAA
- the rimP gene encoding ribosome assembly cofactor RimP — MKEKVEQLIQEALEENPSLFLVDWEINTENHIEVLVDGDEGLPIDEVVRISRHIEHNLDRDEADFSLTVSSPGATRPLEIPRQFKKNIGRKLKVKTDGKEFKGELIEADEESITLQWKQREKKPLGKGKHTVTKVEKIAYEAVNKATVELEI; from the coding sequence ATGAAAGAAAAAGTAGAACAATTGATACAAGAAGCGTTGGAGGAAAATCCTTCTCTGTTTCTAGTAGATTGGGAAATTAATACAGAAAATCACATTGAAGTTTTGGTGGATGGAGATGAAGGCTTACCAATAGATGAGGTAGTGCGTATTAGCAGACACATTGAGCATAACTTAGATCGTGATGAGGCTGATTTTTCTTTGACGGTTTCTTCACCTGGTGCCACCCGCCCGCTAGAGATTCCTCGCCAATTTAAAAAAAATATTGGCCGAAAGTTGAAGGTGAAAACAGATGGGAAGGAGTTTAAAGGTGAATTGATAGAAGCAGACGAAGAAAGCATTACTTTGCAATGGAAACAAAGAGAGAAAAAACCGCTAGGTAAAGGAAAACATACGGTGACAAAGGTGGAAAAAATTGCATATGAAGCAGTGAATAAAGCAACGGTAGAATTAGAGATTTAA